The region GGCTCCCGCAAtacaaaaatcaataaatttattaattgttaCATATGCGtttatgaattattttcaattatttttgtatattatcGGCTTGCATGTAATAGTTAATTATTTCTGTAAACAATAGtttcaatattattttattggggtttttagcttaataaaaaatacagtATTTTCTCTgtgatttcgttttttttttaattctctGCATTAATCTTCTTAATcggtttttaatttattatttattttatacacGCCTCAATATGCCTCGAAATTCTATGAGAAACTTCTAGCATATATAATtctttgaatatatatattccgggggatttttttttatgcaaaaattgtttcttcttttttttttataaattttgtttttatttataaatttgtttgtgtttctgTAGTTTATTTTAGTAAAATGTTGCTCTATTATGCTTCAGTACGACAAAGTTGTTTCAGTTTGTTGTTCCTCATTAAGCTTTTGATTAAATGTACGTGTTTTTCATTACAAAAGTTTCTAaagtaataaattttttattttaaataatgcaGAACGACAACCAATAACTCGGCCatacaataattttttaactatggtttggatttggattaaaaattgtttaaataataaaacgaATCTATTGCACTCAATAAATGGTTCATaatcttaatttaaaaaaaatagaaaaacacTGCTCTGGCCGGGCTATCGGTTGTCATCCTGGTTTAGTACTTGTATCAGATTTtgcatttattattattattccttCACTcgacaaattaaaatgtatatatgttggTTGTGTTGGtttcttgtatatatattatcaTCTCAGTTTTTAGTACTCTATTTATGctacaatttgtttttgttttttgttgttttttgtttcggttCCTGATGTTACAAACTAAAGAAACTTTCTCGGGTCTAATTAATGCctaaaacgtttttttttttattatttttcggCCACATTCGATCTCGCttattaaatcttttttttttatatttagtaAATATGCGAAAAAGGAATTATAtgaatgtgtatgtgtgtgtgtgtgtgtgtgtttgtataaaaatcacaaaaatagTTTGCTGATCCAAATCCAGTTTAGACCAAATTGTATTCCTTAAGGTTCGATTGCAGGATCGTGTCCTTAACAGCTGCAAACACAAACCTAATATTTTCCGTATctaaatgagaaaaaaaaatagaatattattagataattaaattaaaaatatatcaaagaattaaaaaaaagagactaTTTCTTTTCACAAAATAAATggataattatttatttttatttaaagattaacAAAAGAAATACATTTCAAATCAATTATTCATTTGCATTGCAAGTTCTGGTTCCTCTTCTGGTTCGCCACATGAttgtctttttttatttttattttttagcccAAATTGAATTCCTTAAGTGCATTTTGCATAATTGTATCTTTGACAGCGCAGAACACAAGTTTGATGTTTTCGGTATCTGTTTCCCAACATAAGATATTTACCAATAAATTAACAATTTCAAAGTAGTATCTCTCTAGCAATACTCTACACTCGGGCGCCAAAAAAAGCAAATGCAAATGATATATGGTATAATACCCCAACACACTCTGTGTAAATAGCCTTATCTGTATGGACTTACCTGTAGCACAGGTGAAATGAGAATAGATAATTTTTTCGGAATCTGGATTTAAATCTACAAACATTCGCAGTATAAATTCTCGGGCCGCTATTGCATCTCGTTGCGGACCTGTTGGAATGAGAAGCCAAACAAAATGTTTCCAAAATGTTATAACTAGCATTTATCTACTACTAGCGTACTAATACTACAGATGATGTTTTGCAATAAAAGGCCAATAACTAATATAGTATTTTAAAGGTGAAAGGTCCACCTGTGGCCGTGGTGAAATGCGAATAGCATTGACGTTCGGGATCTGGATTGCAGGCCAGGTACtttttcaaaacaaactgCTTGGCGGCAGCATGATCCTGCTTTGGACCTGATAGTCATCCACATTAAAAGTCATCCACGTTCATAACCATTTAGTTAAACTAGAGGTCCAGACCTCAGGCACTTACCATCATATTCTGGAAAATAGTCTACCAAATGCGAATACATAATTTTCTCCTCCAACAAGTCCTTCTTGTTCAAGAAGAGAATAACTGACGAATTTTGGAACCATGGGTACGTAATAATAGTTCTAAATAAAGCTTTGGACTCCTCCATTCGATTCTATAAAGATGATATTATATTAatgattaaatatttctttaatatataatttataagaCTTACCTCATTATCAGATTCAAACAAGATTTGATCGTACTCCGATAGCgctaccaaaaatataattgatGTCACATTCTCAAAACAATGAATCCACTTTCTTCTCTCGGATCTCTGACCTCCGACGTCCACCATTCTGGATAGGATTAGATATATATTATTAGTAGGTTTCTTAagatttagtttttaaaagcaaaataaGCATTAAAagcataattaatttattaaaaatactctACTACTAGCCTTTGGATTACCTATACAGGGTTAatagcctttttttttagcaattaAAAGCTTAATATTATGGAAATTATACCTAAACACAATGCCATCCAAATCGAATGGATACTCGAGGATGCCAGTGGTGGGCACACGAGCACGCAGAATGTCCTGCTCGGTGGGCAAGTAGTCGGCCTGCTCAATGCGAGCCAGGTCGCTCAGATAGCTATTAAGGGATTAACATGcagattttgaaaaataaaacgaacCACAACCAAGTCTATAAGACGGTCTTACAGTCTCACAGTCCCAGTCCCCTAACAGATCACTCACTAACTAAGATCTTAAGAATTAAGAACAAGAAACCAAAACCAGACATGCAATTAATTGGGGGGTGTAGCTTGTACCTAAATCTGATTTCTTCTAAATCAAAGGGATACTCAATTATCCCTGTTGTCGGCACACGAACTCTTAAAATGTCTTGCTCAGTGGGTAAGTATGCAGGTTGAGCCACACGATCGAGATCCTTTAGATAACTGTTTGTATTACAAAGGATAATATGATTTagtaatgaaatatatatatttcagtcTCGGTATCAGTCTCAGTCTCGGGTAGAAGTCATTGGATGGACTCTCGGCAACTCACTATTTGGCTGAATCAGTTAGCTGATATTCCCTACGACGATCGTAGCACTCCTGGATGCCAGCATCGTCCCATAGCGTTTTGATGGCATTCAAATATGGATCCTCAAAGGTGGTCACTGTTTCGTAATCGATGCTCATCACTAGATCGGCCAGTTCCTGTGGCAAGTAGGATAGGTATTCCATAAGATATTCAAGCTCAATAAGTTTAAATACTTACGCTATGCTCGCCCACGCCATAGGATATCTTAAGCATATCCATGGCCTTGATCATGGACTGCATGGCCATGAATATGTTCTGAAAGACCAGCTTGATGTAGCCACGCTTGTCCTCGTCCGAGTAACCGCTGCCGTGGATAATACGCATCTGTTTGATGAACGTTGACTTCCCGGACTCGCCAGTGCCTGTGATGAAtgatttttaacaaaaagaaaatataattataattataatttataatttataattaaaccacttacccagcaacaacaatttaaGCTCACGACGTGCATCTCTCTTGTCTCGGCGCAACTGCTTCTCGATTTCCTGATTGATGCGCTTTTGTTCCTTGGCCTCCTCCGATAAACAGCACTCCATGCTAACTAGATTTGTGGACGCTTTCGCGTACTGTAGCCACTACTACGTTCAACTTGCTCCGTTCCGTATAGAATAGATAGATatagatgtgtgtgtgtgtgggtataGTGGGTGGGTAACTGGCTGGGTGGTTTGTTCCTCCTCCTTCTTCGTTCTGGACAGTCACCTCTGTCTCGCTGTAGCCCTCAGTAGCCCGGTAGTAGCCCTAATCTAATTGGTTGCGTTGGTGGTGGGGGGGGAGGGcgatttttttcctttcctgCCGACTACCGATCGAATATACCCGTCTTCACCAGGGTATTACGATTGAGGCATTTGTACTTTGGCTCCCGTAACTCTTTGGCTATTGCttacgatatatatatatatatatacgaggATCGTCCTATGCCAATGTCCAATATAGGATTTGGGTGACTCGGAGAGGCTGCGAATGATGACTACGAATGAACAAAGACCACATCGAACACGACGACGACCACGACGATCCAGAGACTATCTGTAATGAGGTAACGAAAGCATTAGGATCACTCTGATTATATAACAATAATGGTATTTTGGGGCACTGATTCTACGGACCACTCGAGTTGTTAGCTCGACGAGAGTTCGCCACGTTGTGTCCCGTACTGGCAATTAACATTTCATATTTGCCTGCCCCACCAGATACCTTTCCACCTGGCTGGGGTGTCGATGACGACGACCTAGGCCTAGGCTTTCCTCTGTCCATGGCATTGGCTTTGGGTTTGGTTTGGACTTGGGCCTCTGCTCTCTGCGCGCATGCACCGATCACCCGCCTCAGGTGGCAACAGATTGAGGAAGTGACCAACCGCTAGACACCCGCCCCTCTAGGCCAAGTTCATTGCAGAAAGCTGATTTTGGTAAATGTATGGCTTCTTAGGTTCACCCAAGAGTGGACCAGATTTCCTCAAAGCTTAATATTTTCTACAAAAACATGATTCATCTAAAGATTGGACCTTACTcctctataaaatatatatttataaagttATACCCTTCATTCATGGACTTGATAGCTATATAGGTTCTCTAGACCCCTATATAGGTTCACTTTATTTCCCATATCGAGTGCCTGCTAATCCAATTTTGTTGCCAAATACACGGACAGGGTCGGAACAAGGTTCTTCCCCAAAGCACCATATCGATGGAATGGTCATCCAGACGACAGTCTGAGGAGTATTCGATGACAGGAATGGAAATCAGTGATTGGAGAGATCGACTAGAGAAGTCATGGTCTAGGTCTAGACCGGCTATGGCCCAGGATTAGGTTTGGGGTGGGGGAGAACCTAAAGAACTGAGCAAAGCCACAAAATCTAATTAGCAGCCCGAAGGGGACCGAATTGGCGCATTCTAGTGGTTTTTAGCAATACCCCGCCAGATATATCATGCCACTTGGAAAGTAAAAGATATATCTACCTTATCTACTCTATATGCACATGATAAACCTCTCCAAAGATAACATTTGATTTGTCTCCGTAATCTCTAGATGACTTTAAAGGCTACTGGGCATTTAGTTCCATCAAGTGGCACTATTCTGGAGTTCATCCTGGATCGGAAATACCAGCATATTAGTCACTAGACCCCAAAGCTATGGTTGGTCTTATCGGAAAGTCTAGTTTATGTACAGTGGGGCAGAGATTCTATATCAGGGAGAGAGCTCTACTTACTCATATATATCTGACGGAGGCGGGATTCTCCAACAAGGTGTTGTTTCCAGAATGTCCCCTtagtaatatatatatatcttctAGCCACTATATGTCATACAAAAAAGTATCTGTTTTTCTCGAAAAAGTTCAttaatttctttgttttttttttatcaaagttttcggggtttttttttttagtttcttatACTAATTTCAAAAGCATTACGATTAGTcggtttttttgcggtttttttggaaaacatTAGTTTTAAGGAacgtgttgttgttgttgttgttgttggtttacTGGtgctttttattattatttttctttctttacaAACTTTGACTTGTattgtattattataaatttttttttgttgttgttgctgttgttgttgttgttgtcgtatgaaaaattatgacaatattttttttatatattcatattgtAGTGTATAATTGGTAAAAATTGAACGTAAAAGTATGTACGAGACGGcgacaacgacgacgacgaacttttttaaattgatttcaCACGAAACACTTAGTGGCtccttttgtatttaattttctgcATACTTTATGCTTCttgtatttgtttatttttctgtaTGCAGTGGAACTGCAAGTAAAAAGACAAAGAGATAATAATAACGCTTGATAATATGGTTATTCTGTGGCAAATTCATAATCATTATAATCATTATCATCATAGTCATCGGAAAATCATCATATTGGCTAAGGTAAACACACGACCATCCCAACCACCCACAATCCGTCAGCCGTCAGGCCACCTTCATCCCCATCCCCCCCGACGGAAAAACCCCTTTTTAGCTTAACCccgttttcagtttttttttttgtaatattattGCTAGCTAGCTGGACACAGAACCGAGAGCTAGAATCGAAAATATATATCGCACACCAGGCGGCAACCCACCACCCCGCGACAAACGTGCaaactttttgcaaaaaaaaaaaaatctgccttttttttctcctctCGGTAGCTGGTGTTTTCCTCCGGCAAGCAGTGCGCATGCAGTGTTGTCACCCGCTATCGGGCACTGCTTTATCGGCGAAACGAATACACACAGACGACGACGACGGGCGAGGCCAAAAACGAGCATGAAAAAATTTTGGGTAGAAAAGCAATCCGCAAAACCACACGATTCGCCGATGCGATTGTTTAACAATTACGTCGGTATCAACCTATTAATGACCACCGGGCCATGCAATTGGGTCGAAAAGCGCACTTTACACTAGTTTTCAGCGGTTTTCAGGGCGAGCAAAAATCTTTGGACGGCCGCCCAGGGGATACCGGAGGTCGCTGATGGGTGATCGGTGGTCGAGGGGACGGGATTCTCGATCGTAACTCACAACATATTCGATTTTGCATTTCTCGCTACTCACAAcatatttaattttgcatttttcgcTTTTTGACGCACGACCGTATACTTTACTAGAGTGGAGAAGCATCGATACACCGATGGAAAATGGTATCATCGATGCAtcgatatttttgaaaattgtggCAACCCATCACTAAGTCGGGCGATTGTTCCTATCGATAGTTTTCCTGAAACGGGACGGGCAATATGAACCGGGTAAAAAAATAACGATAATCGGTGGTTATAGCTCATTACCTAAGCTTTTCTCCCcctaattttatttctttttaatagaaaaacatttatttgcgATTATCCAATCCACTGGCATACTCCAATATAGAAATTTCTTGAAGAGACTTTTAATATAGTGTTGGAAAATGTCTCATAGGACCCGCCAAATCCAAAAACGacacacaattttatttaatctatgttttatttgcatttctgTAAATTATTATCATTTGTTCAATATGTTCATGCGATAAATAggtattaaattaaataaaattaaaataactttACAGTGTGCAAAATGTAAACAATTATTTCGGGTTTCGTATGCGATTTACAAtcaagttaaaataaaaaacatcgAATCGATCGGTTAGTGACTATTGGATTGTGTTCGTGTTATAAAGCTGAAGCTAGTTCGAGTCTCTCTCTGACGataattaagaaaaaacaaaagttacaCAAATTacgaattaaaataaaaataatagctAGACGTTAATAGTGGTTACTTGAAAAACGATTTTCAAAAACTCAGGGGGAGAACTGGTAGGCAACGCCCAAAAGATAAATTTCAACTGgccattttgtttgtttttagtaTCACCCCAAAAATACAATCAATTGACTATAAAAAACTCGtactaaatattttcaaaatacacATATAAAAGGTTCAGGCTCTTCTCATTAAAGACATCCTATGGATTAACAATTACTCTTCTGGCTTTCGAGTGATAtgcgattttttttcaaattgtgGTTCAATGTCCTTtcaacaaattacaaattagATACACTTTGTTCGCATTAATTATGAGCACAATAATATgattaacaaataatatatgtatgtgtatgtataattagattttgttttgttttgtttgatCAACTTAgaactaaaaaataatgtttgaaacattcttttcaaaatatataccTCCTCATCATCATCTGTGTGTTAGACTTCACCTTTGTTTTTTGTGGTTCTCTTGTTAACAATTAaatagattttctttttttttttttttgtttagttggAAGCACTGCCTAACAATCAATCAAAAGATTGCTAATTTCAAGAATACAATTcacaaaaacaagaatttattaaatgGACAAAAGTTGAAGCAGCGCTCACATTGAAAAAATTTGGCCGAAATGTAAATTGGGAGGAGGATCTCCACTCGAAAACTgtgtgttggttttttttttttttaaatataattgttgttggttttaaaGTTGGTTCGTTGCTTGCTCGGTTGCTCCTGTGCTCCTGTGCTCCTCCGTTACGGGGGCCGCTCAGATGGGACGCGTAAAGTTGGCGGGGAAGAGTCCCTTCTCGGTGGTGCCCTCCTTCTGACCCATCAGCCAGCCCTCCTCCTGCAAATTGGCAACAAAGAACTGCTCTCAATAAAGAAAGGAAGTGCCGAGGTCTGCATATTGGCGCGGAGGGGGAGACTAGCGCGTGCAAAGCTCAAGGAAGGATTTATCTTCGATATCCGAAGTTTCAAAGCTATATCCGGGCAGACTATAGTTCTGCCAATCTGCCAGAATATAGTACCATAGACTCTAGAGGGTCGAAACCCTATGACTTTACCTGATCCTCGGGATCGTCGTACTCAATAACGCGAATTATGTCACCGATCTCGAAGCTCAGCTCGTCCACATCCTCCTTGACGTAGCCGTAGGTGGCCTTGACGCGGTAGAGCACGCCGGCCGGCAGGTCAGCGGTGTTGGCATctatttttttggataaaaaaaatatagaatatatatagacTTAAGGACATGGATCTTGGCTTGGTGTGTAGTACATCCGTGTTTAGTAGACAAACGAACGCAAAAGGAACGCAACTAGAACGCAATCCTGGCCAGAACATGGGTTAGTTAGGCTTTCATACGCGAAGTGGTTAGTTAGTCTTTGGATAGCAGGGGGATAGTAGGCAACTAACGTGCATGCGATGTGGTTTGATGTGGCTTATTCTCTAGGATAATTGTACAACCTACATACTTGTGGGAGGACACCAGCCCTGGACTTAAACCTTAACTAGCGAGATACCAGGTGATAGATGGTGTACACAGGCCCATTGGGTCTGAGGAGGAAATGAGATGAGTAGGATCCAATGGTGAGGCCTGCCAAACAACACTCACAAAGAACTAAGCTTAGTTTACAATAGGATTAGATTTTTTGATCCTCTAGAGACTTAAAGGATGCAAATAGAGAGACAGAGATAGAGAGTAGAGAGATAGTGACTACAGAGATAGACAACGTATGCGGGCACCCAGTGGACTCGTTTCTGGAGGTTTACTCACCAGCGGGCACCTCGTAGATGCGATCTTCGTCCTCCTCGAACGGATTCTTATTAGCCTTATTACCGCTGTGTCTATTAACTATGGGTCTAATGCTCTGACTTGGACTTGGATCTGTGACTGTGCTCTGACTGGTATTGGTAGTATCTTTATCGGTATTTACTGATttggtatctgtatctgtatctggatCGGTAGATGTAACTAAGTGCTGGGTGACTGTGTCTGTCGGTTGGGTGACTGTTTTGGTGTCATTACCTAGTTTCTTCTGCTTGTGCTCCTCGATCGAGTTGCCATTGTTGGCCGCCGCCTCAGCCGCCGCCTCGGCATTGCTGTTGGTGGTTGGCAGTTCCTTCGGCTGCTTACCGCCACCCTCCTTTGCACCTGCCACTGTGGGATggggggtggtgggtggttcattgttgttgccgttCACTTGGggtgttggtggtggtgccaCGGCTGGTGGTAGTGCCAAGTCCCCAGCTGGCACTGCCTTTGCGGTTACTGGCTCCTCCGTGCTGGGCGAGGtctgggtggtggtggtgctggtctTGGTGCCACTTGATCCGTTCAGACCTGTC is a window of Drosophila bipectinata strain 14024-0381.07 chromosome 2R, DbipHiC1v2, whole genome shotgun sequence DNA encoding:
- the Galphaq gene encoding G protein alpha q subunit isoform X4; translation: MECCLSEEAKEQKRINQEIEKQLRRDKRDARRELKLLLLGTGESGKSTFIKQMRIIHGSGYSDEDKRGYIKLVFQNIFMAMQSMIKAMDMLKISYGVGEHSELADLVMSIDYETVTTFEDPYLNAIKTLWDDAGIQECYDRRREYQLTDSAKYYLSDLARIEQADYLPTEQDILRARVPTTGILEYPFDLDGIVFRMVDVGGQRSERRKWIHCFENVTSIIFLVALSEYDQILFESDNENRMEESKALFRTIITYPWFQNSSVILFLNKKDLLEEKIMYSHLVDYFPEYDGPQRDAIAAREFILRMFVDLNPDSEKIIYSHFTCATDTENIRFVFAAVKDTILQSNLKEYNLV
- the Galphaq gene encoding G protein alpha q subunit isoform X1, which gives rise to MECCLSEEAKEQKRINQEIEKQLRRDKRDARRELKLLLLGTGESGKSTFIKQMRIIHGSGYSDEDKRGYIKLVFQNIFMAMQSMIKAMDMLKISYGVGEHSELADLVMSIDYETVTTFEDPYLNAIKTLWDDAGIQECYDRRREYQLTDSAKYYLKDLDRVAQPAYLPTEQDILRVRVPTTGIIEYPFDLEEIRFRMVDVGGQRSERRKWIHCFENVTSIIFLVALSEYDQILFESDNENRMEESKALFRTIITYPWFQNSSVILFLNKKDLLEEKIMYSHLVDYFPEYDGPQRDAIAAREFILRMFVDLNPDSEKIIYSHFTCATDTENIRFVFAAVKDTILQSNLKEYNLV
- the Galphaq gene encoding G protein alpha q subunit isoform X5, translating into MECCLSEEAKEQKRINQEIEKQLRRDKRDARRELKLLLLGTGESGKSTFIKQMRIIHGSGYSDEDKRGYIKLVFQNIFMAMQSMIKAMDMLKISYGVGEHSELADLVMSIDYETVTTFEDPYLNAIKTLWDDAGIQECYDRRREYQLTDSAKYYLSDLARIEQADYLPTEQDILRARVPTTGILEYPFDLDGIVFRMVDVGGQRSERRKWIHCFENVTSIIFLVALSEYDQILFESDNENRMEESKALFRTIITYPWFQNSSVILFLNKKDLLEEKIMYSHLVDYFPEYDGPQRDAIAAREFILRMFVDLNPDSEKIIYSHFTCATDTENIKLVFCAVKDTIMQNALKEFNLG
- the Galphaq gene encoding G protein alpha q subunit isoform X3 encodes the protein MECCLSEEAKEQKRINQEIEKQLRRDKRDARRELKLLLLGTGESGKSTFIKQMRIIHGSGYSDEDKRGYIKLVFQNIFMAMQSMIKAMDMLKISYGVGEHSELADLVMSIDYETVTTFEDPYLNAIKTLWDDAGIQECYDRRREYQLTDSAKYYLKDLDRVAQPAYLPTEQDILRVRVPTTGIIEYPFDLEEIRFRMVDVGGQRSERRKWIHCFENVTSIIFLVALSEYDQILFESDNENRMEESKALFRTIITYPWFQNSSVILFLNKKDLLEEKIMYSHLVDYFPEYDGPKQDHAAAKQFVLKKYLACNPDPERQCYSHFTTATDTENIKLVFCAVKDTIMQNALKEFNLG
- the Galphaq gene encoding G protein alpha q subunit isoform X2 produces the protein MECCLSEEAKEQKRINQEIEKQLRRDKRDARRELKLLLLGTGESGKSTFIKQMRIIHGSGYSDEDKRGYIKLVFQNIFMAMQSMIKAMDMLKISYGVGEHSELADLVMSIDYETVTTFEDPYLNAIKTLWDDAGIQECYDRRREYQLTDSAKYYLKDLDRVAQPAYLPTEQDILRVRVPTTGIIEYPFDLEEIRFRMVDVGGQRSERRKWIHCFENVTSIIFLVALSEYDQILFESDNENRMEESKALFRTIITYPWFQNSSVILFLNKKDLLEEKIMYSHLVDYFPEYDGPQRDAIAAREFILRMFVDLNPDSEKIIYSHFTCATDTENIKLVFCAVKDTIMQNALKEFNLG
- the Galphaq gene encoding G protein alpha q subunit isoform X6, with product MECCLSEEAKEQKRINQEIEKQLRRDKRDARRELKLLLLGTGESGKSTFIKQMRIIHGSGYSDEDKRGYIKLVFQNIFMAMQSMIKAMDMLKISYGVGEHSELADLVMSIDYETVTTFEDPYLNAIKTLWDDAGIQECYDRRREYQLTDSAKYYLSDLARIEQADYLPTEQDILRARVPTTGILEYPFDLDGIVFRMVDVGGQRSERRKWIHCFENVTSIIFLVALSEYDQILFESDNENRMEESKALFRTIITYPWFQNSSVILFLNKKDLLEEKIMYSHLVDYFPEYDGPKQDHAAAKQFVLKKYLACNPDPERQCYSHFTTATDTENIKLVFCAVKDTIMQNALKEFNLG